The proteins below come from a single Candidatus Poribacteria bacterium genomic window:
- a CDS encoding thioredoxin family protein translates to MMEPVVSEVGLENQDTFTIARIDIDESNEIPQRYQIRATPTYIVFRDGEVIGRFTGAMPKDRFLENILNAIDN, encoded by the coding sequence ATGATGGAGCCAGTTGTCTCCGAAGTCGGATTAGAGAACCAAGACACCTTCACGATTGCCAGGATCGACATTGATGAAAGTAATGAAATACCACAAAGGTATCAAATCCGAGCCACCCCAACTTATATCGTATTTCGAGATGGAGAGGTTATCGGACGTTTCACAGGAGCTATGCCGAAAGATAGGTTCCTGGAGAATATTCTTAATGCTATAGACAATTGA
- a CDS encoding dockerin type I domain-containing protein translates to MRKLICSLLTLSLTLSVFAASYAEEETDIDILRAADVNADGTINILDLVQIAADLGATSTADQPLNSDVNADGTVNILDLVFVANHLGETVRPPAVFVSADPEPESELEIDDTIVLTFDNTPEAFTTSTGVATVVDNTVTLSGPFDPGTLVLVVTWADGTQTLRYTVREPDTEPPQITNVIAMDSDGNIEPQPTQNTTRFEITFNEPVIGQAILFTAAGTNVGWSSEIEGNKGIVERRYAKALESGFTYIIEVYAIDTAGNEIGYTITFPPVDEPPEIPILVDDETFDTVVLESELPVVVEFYAEW, encoded by the coding sequence ATGAGAAAATTGATCTGTTCATTGCTAACACTCAGTTTAACACTATCCGTTTTCGCAGCAAGTTACGCCGAAGAAGAGACGGATATTGACATCTTGAGGGCAGCTGATGTCAATGCTGATGGAACGATAAACATCCTTGATCTGGTACAGATTGCCGCGGACTTGGGCGCGACATCCACCGCAGATCAGCCTCTGAACTCAGATGTCAACGCGGATGGTACTGTCAATATTCTTGACTTGGTGTTTGTCGCGAACCATCTTGGTGAAACTGTCAGGCCGCCTGCGGTGTTCGTCAGTGCGGACCCAGAACCTGAATCGGAGCTGGAGATTGACGATACAATCGTCCTCACTTTCGATAATACGCCAGAAGCCTTTACCACCAGCACGGGAGTCGCAACGGTCGTTGATAACACAGTGACACTATCAGGTCCTTTTGACCCAGGGACGCTTGTCCTGGTCGTCACTTGGGCAGATGGCACACAAACACTCCGGTATACCGTTCGCGAACCTGATACTGAGCCGCCTCAGATTACGAATGTAATCGCCATGGATAGCGACGGCAACATTGAGCCGCAACCGACGCAAAACACGACACGGTTTGAAATTACGTTCAACGAACCGGTAATTGGTCAGGCTATACTCTTCACAGCAGCGGGGACTAATGTCGGTTGGTCGAGTGAAATTGAGGGCAATAAAGGGATCGTTGAACGCCGCTACGCGAAAGCACTGGAGAGTGGGTTTACCTATATTATTGAGGTGTATGCCATCGACACTGCGGGTAATGAGATCGGTTACACGATTACGTTCCCACCTGTCGATGAGCCCCCAGAGATCCCCATTCTCGTCGACGATGAGACATTCGATACAGTTGTCCTCGAATCGGAACTCCCTGTCGTGGTTGAGTTTTATGCGGAATGGTGA